In the bacterium genome, GACAGTCCGAAACGCTGTTTATATCAAGCTTAGCCCCCAAAAGGGGCGGCTGGCCAGGTAGCTCAGTCGGTAGAGCAGAAGACTGAAAATCTTTGTGTCGGCGGTTCGATTCCGTCCCTGGCCACATTCTCTAAAAATCAGGTAGCTCAGACGGTAGAGCTTTCAAAAAGGCAAACCGGCCACGCTGTGGCCGGGCAAACTTTTTGAAAGTGTTAGAGGGCATCAAAAAATTTGGTCGCTGACTCCCATTGCTTTGCAACGGTTGTCAAATCCCCCCAGCCCCCCTTTTTCAAAGGGGGGTAAGATCTTTCAGCGTCGACGACTTCTCATCCTCCGAGACGGTCGCACCATAACTTCTTTCCCGGGCTTAAGCCCCGCAGCCATCCCTCACGCTTCGCCTGCAACTCCTTCAAGCGAGCTGTCGAAGCAGGGTCCTGCGGATTCACCGGGAATTCCGGGAACGCTCCCAGCTCGGTTCCGTCAGCTTTGTAGAATATTTGCGGCGGGTGGGAGCAGGCGTCGAGGCCGCCCTGATATTGATAGGCCTTGGCTTGGCCGGAAGCGTCGTTCCAGGCTTGGACCCAGGCCATCTTTCCGGAACAAGTGCCTTGGCAGATTTTTTTGACGACCGGGTCGGGAGCTTCTCCCGCTTGGCAATGACTGGAGAGAATAAGGCTCAAGACCAAGGCCATTAGGATCTTTCGCTTCATCTTCACCTGCCGCTAGAGCTTGACGATCTTCTTCGAAACCAGCCCCTTGGTCGCGTTGCGGGTGTCCACGATCAGCGGAGCCGTTGCGACGACTTGGCGGTAATCGAAGGCCTGATGATCGGTGACGATGACCGTACAGTCCGAACCCTTCAATAGCTTGGGGCTTGGCTTTTGGGAACGGAAGCTCCCCCAGTCGGTGGCCCAAACCGGGACATGAGGATCGCTATAGCTCAGCTTGGCTCCGGCCTCGATCAGGCGCCGGGCCAGATCGTAAGCCGGCGACTCCCGGACGTCGGAGACGTTCTTCTTGTAAGCCACGCCCAGCAGCAGGATCTTGGCGTCCTTCACCGATTTCTTCCGCTCGTTGAGCGCAGCCTGGATCTTCTGAAAGACATAGTCCGGCATCTCGTGGTTGATCTCGCTGGCCAGCTCGATGAAGCGGGTGGTGTAGTTCATGCTGCGCAGCTTCCAGGAGAGATAGTGGGGGTCCACCGGGATGCAGTGCCCTCCGAGGCCGGGCCCCGGATAAAAGGGCATGAAGCCGAAGGGCTTGGAGGCGGCCGCCTCGATCACTTCCCAGGCATCGATCTTCAGCTTGTCGCAGATCTGGGCGATTTCGTTGACCAGCCCGATATTGACCGCCCGGAAGGTGTTTTCCAGGATCTTCACCATCTCGGCCGAAGCCGAGGAGCTGACGGTCAGGACCTTGTCGCTGACCTGGCGGTAGAGCGCCGCGCTGACCTCGGTGCAGGCGGCGGTGATCCCGCCGACGATCTTGGGAGTGTTCTTGAGGCCGAAGCGAGTGTTGCCCGGGTCGATCCGCTCCGGCGAAAAAGCGAGGAAGAAGTCCTTTCCGACCTCGAGGCCGGTGGAGCTGAGCTCGGGCAGGAGGATCTCCTCGGTGGTGCCGGGATAGGTGGTGCTTTCGAGGACAATGAGCTGTCCCCGGCGCAGGTTTTTTTTCAGTTTGGCGGTGGCGTGGACGATGTAGGAAATGTCGGGATCGCGGCTCTTGCGGAGCGGCGTGGGCACGCAAATCGAGACCGTATCCAGCTCCCTGGCAGCGCGAAAATCGCCGGTCGCGACCAGCAATTTTCGCTTCACAAGATCCTTGACCAAAGCATTGGAAATATCCGGAATATAATTCTTTCCGGCCTTCAGGGCGGCCACCTTACGGGGGTCGAGGTCGATCCCGGTCACCCGGAAGCCGGCTTCGGCGAAGCCCACCGCCAGGGGCAGGCCGACATAGCCCAGGCCGATGACCCCGATCCGGGCACGGCGGCCCTGAATCTTGTCGAGTAGGACAGTTTGGGAACCTTGTTTTTTCGCCATATCGGCCTCAAATATCCCTTTGTTGGACAACTTTTTGCTAATCGCGACGATAATTTCGGAAAGACGATATTTTCCCGCTAATTATTATCTAGCGGTTATTGTTTGCAAATTTTTATTCCTCGGGAATGAGGAAAGGGGCTGGTAGGTCCTTCGATTGACACAGGGCGTTAGCGGAAGTTGACGCTCAGGCATCGGATGTGTTACAAGCTCGATCCTTGCTTCAAATCGAGGGAATCTAACATTTTTAGTGACGAAACCGGGTAAGACCCGTTCCCAAGGCGGGTGTTGCTATTCATGTAGGAGGTTTTTCCATGGCCAAGGGCCTTGCTAAGCAGTCCTTTTCCGAGCTCCCCTTCAAGGTTGGCGACAAAGCCGTCTATCCCGCCCATGGCGTCGGCGAGGTCAAGAGCATCGAGAGCAAGGAGATCATGGGCGCCAAGCAGACCTTCTACGTCCTGCAGATCCTCGACAGCGGCATGAAGATCATGGTCCCGACCGCCAATGTCAACGCGGTGGGCCTGCGCGAGGTCATTTCCGACCAGGAGGTCGACGACGTCTACGAGATCCTCAAGCAGCGCGATGTCCACATCGACAACCAGACTTGGAACCGCCGCTACCGCGAGTACATGGACAAGATCAAGACCGGCTCGGTTTACGAAATTGCCGAGGTTTTACGAGATCTTTCCCTGCTTAAGTTCAAGAAAGAATTGAGCTTTGGCGAGCGCAAGATGCTCGATACCGCCAAGAGCCTCCTGATGAAGGAGCTCGCGATCTGCGAAGGCCGCGAGGAAGACGAGATCGAGGAAGAGATCAACGAGATCTTCAAGGCGGCCTAAATCTTCTCCCCTCCATGTTTCCCTCTCCCCTTGCGGGAGAGGGTGATTCGGCGAAGCCGAATCGGGAGAGGGGGCGCGGCAAAGCAAGCATTCTCTCAAAAGCCCTTCGGGTAGCCCCGGAGGGCTTTTTTATTTTCGGCTCTCGATCATCAGCGAGCATCCCCCGCTGGAAGGCGAAGGCGGAACTACCGGAGGGGGCGAAGCGATGGCTGACGGAGAAGGCGAGGGTGAGGGCGAGGGGGGAGGCGTGGGCGTCGGCGGGCCTTGCACTCGAATGAGTCGGATGGCCGGTGTGTTGTCGGCGATCCCGGAGCCGTCGGTGCAGGTGAAGGCGACCTCGAATTCTCCGGCCTCGGCGAAGCCAAGCGATCCGGGATCCTCGGCTCCGCTATCGGGGATCCCCGAGTTTTCCCCGAAGCTCCAATGAAAGGTCGGATTCGCCAGGCCGTCGAAAGTCGTGCAGGATCCGCGGAACTCGACCATTTCGCCCAGTTCGATCTCCAAGTCTCCCACCGGACTGTCAATGAAGGAATCCGGCGTCTTTTGGAGGAAACCGGCGGCGGCCAAAGCGTCCAATCGGCCGAAGCCGGCCAAGGAGTCGAAACCCCCGGCTTCGATGTCCACGGCCCCGTCCTTGACCGCCTGAGGGATATCCGCCGCCGGCCCCAGGCCACCCAATAATTGAGCCAGCACCGCCGCGACGTGCGGCGCTGCCGCCGAGGTGCCGAAGAAGGGGCTGGGGAAACCGCCGAAGCCGCTGACTTCGACCCCGTCGCTGGCCGCGATGTCCGGCTTGTCGCGAATCTCCAGGGCGGGAAACTCGATCCGACTCGGACCGCGGGAGCTATAAGCTTCGACCGTGTCGTTGCCGGGGTCCAGCACGTCGACCGCGGCCGCGGCGAAGACGCCCGGCACCGCGGGGTGGCCGAAGATACTGCCTTCGAGGACCCGGTCG is a window encoding:
- a CDS encoding nucleotide sugar dehydrogenase; its protein translation is MAKKQGSQTVLLDKIQGRRARIGVIGLGYVGLPLAVGFAEAGFRVTGIDLDPRKVAALKAGKNYIPDISNALVKDLVKRKLLVATGDFRAARELDTVSICVPTPLRKSRDPDISYIVHATAKLKKNLRRGQLIVLESTTYPGTTEEILLPELSSTGLEVGKDFFLAFSPERIDPGNTRFGLKNTPKIVGGITAACTEVSAALYRQVSDKVLTVSSSASAEMVKILENTFRAVNIGLVNEIAQICDKLKIDAWEVIEAAASKPFGFMPFYPGPGLGGHCIPVDPHYLSWKLRSMNYTTRFIELASEINHEMPDYVFQKIQAALNERKKSVKDAKILLLGVAYKKNVSDVRESPAYDLARRLIEAGAKLSYSDPHVPVWATDWGSFRSQKPSPKLLKGSDCTVIVTDHQAFDYRQVVATAPLIVDTRNATKGLVSKKIVKL
- a CDS encoding CarD family transcriptional regulator, whose amino-acid sequence is MAKGLAKQSFSELPFKVGDKAVYPAHGVGEVKSIESKEIMGAKQTFYVLQILDSGMKIMVPTANVNAVGLREVISDQEVDDVYEILKQRDVHIDNQTWNRRYREYMDKIKTGSVYEIAEVLRDLSLLKFKKELSFGERKMLDTAKSLLMKELAICEGREEDEIEEEINEIFKAA